From the genome of Monomorium pharaonis isolate MP-MQ-018 chromosome 1, ASM1337386v2, whole genome shotgun sequence:
GAAAATTATATTCGACTTCGGCAAGACTTCTGGAACTTCTCATTTCTTCTCCATTCACTATTTCACTTTCTCGTCCTTCATTCACGGTGCTGTGCTTGGCCTGTCTAAGGCACACAACCATTACAATCCTACGCTTTCCAAATCAGTATCGTGCTTGGCCTGTCGGAGGCAcgctacaaaaaaattcaattcttcTACTCTCATTGAACAGTACCACGCTTGACCTAACGGAGCCGCCCTACTATTATAAAATCCCTTACTTACAGTAACGTGCTTGGCCTGTCTGAGGCACGTTACTATCACAAATTCTTCCGTTCCTTCGTCTATTCAGCATCGCGCTTGGCCTGTCTGAAGCGCGTTACTGTTGTAATTCTTTCCTCCCTCTCATCGGCACCGTACACGGTCGATCAAAACCATTTTACTGTTCACGCAGCCCTATCCTCACTTAATATAACCGCGCCTCATTTCGAAACatcttagaattaaaaattattaataaaaatatccatacacacacattaagATAACTTCCTAGTCACGGTCCATCAGCAAAAGGAATTAACATGGCTACCGCATTTCTAGGAAGATCATGGGCAAATATAAAGGTGGATGGAGGGTGTACCTAATACgccttaaaagaaaatactacTCTTTCGGGGAGTTCGACCCGTCGATCTTCGACCGAACTCCGTTTCCAGACGCTGCAGACACCATATATGAGGACCCTCCTTCACCGGGCCCATTCGCGCTACCCCCTTTTAAGACATTTACAAAACCCTCCCAAAGACAACCCGCGAAACCGCGAGCTTCCGACGTCGCCCCGACTAGGATCCAGACGCGGCCGGTGCCAAATAAGACCTCCCCAAGCACTCAAATCCCTCGCCTCTAGACCGAAGTGTCAGGTATCACAAAACGAACCCCTTCGCGGGACAGTACATCTATTGTTCCCTTCCCTCGGATACACTGTAGCCCATAAGCCTTCAAGGCTGGAAAGGCGGAAAGGCAAGGCTGGAAACTATGTACGGTGAAAATAGgctcaaaaacaaataaaatgtacaactttaatttttctctctacTTATTCCTTCTTGCAGGGTAAATCAACATCATTTATCACGTCCCCTACCATCTATCCACACCAAAATATCAGACGTaacactaatttttattctttgctttattagtaatgtatattgataataattgtgataccttggtgacaaaacatgagttttattcttaaactccaatatttatttttttaatcgatacacaactctacgtcacatttcatttatttaatcttcgacaccaatgtaaaatttaaataatcagtGAGTAAGaagctcagattttacactggtgttGATGAAATCTTGATAGACGAGATGTTGTGTGATACAGAATTGTGGCTTGGTTAAATATTGCTGTAAGtgttaaaatcaatattaactattaattactTTCTATATACAGGGTCATTCAAAACAACATTCGGTCCGTAAAATGACGCATTCCTGACGCAATTCTAAGACGATTTTtcctttaccaaaattttatttgaagcgtagtttttgagttataagcCAAAATAGTTAACGAATTACGCGTCGAGTACAGAAGGCAGGCTGGGGCGGCGCGCCACGAGCGTAACGCGGGCGCGGCTGACTATCCGCATCAGCTGACGGGTGATTACCACCGCGTAAGTCGCtaactattttatcttataacataaaattatgctttaaataaaattttggtaaagaaaAGATTGTCTTGGAATTATGTTAGGAATACGCGTTTCTTAAAATCACTGTAACAACCAAAAGTTGTTCCGGATCGCCGGCCGTCGGACGCTGCAACCAGCTGATAGCTACACGCGATGTGTGTATATGCCGTGTTTGTATAAAAGggagagagattgattgattgatatgtatttattaatgccCTAGTTAACTATGGGGCAAAAGACAAAATAAGTACAAgataactaaatttaataaaacaagaaGATGAAGAATTGATGTCGCACGCGAGAGTACAATAGAATGTCGGCTTAACATTGCAGAACCGACCAGCTACTGACAGGACGCATCAGACTAGTGATATCTACGATCTAAATAAAGATTACAAAGATAATAAGCTTACATAGAACTAGAACTAAAACTTAAGATAAGCGATAATACTTAATAGTACTGAACAGCACTTGAAATAAGTAGAGAGGCGAAGTGGTTAAGATATATTAATGCGTTTACGTGCTAGCAAATGATCAAACAATAGTCGCTTGAAAGATGTGAAAGAAGATTCAGAAGTAACAGTAAGGGGAAAAGTGTGCCAAGAGTAGCAATCGATATAACGTGGTGAAAGTGCGTATGAAAGTACAGACGAATCAAATCAATGTGGCCGAGAAGAGAATTAGCATTGAACTgggcaatttttatttgaggGTGCTCACTGACTCCACGACGCGGTTCTGGGAGAAAAAAAGGTAGTCAAATGAGGAGGGCCAGATCGCCTTCGGTATTTATAGAGATGATTGAAGAACCATCGGCACGCCTGACTGAGATACGTGCGGATCTCACCTAGACGTACTTGTAGCCACGCGCCTTAGCCCTATCCTTAGTCTGTCGCAATAAGTGATATTTACTAGCAGGTAGTAGTTCGTTGACATAAATGAAGCCTTTgtgattcaaattaaatacatcTTTAATGGGTAAATTACGTTTAGCGCGCTtcttatcaataatataatctctGATTTGAGATGACTTGAGAGAGATAATAAGCGACTGCGACGAAGGTTGAACATTAGATGCAGGGGGTGAGCAATCCCGAGATGGAGTAGATTTCTTTGCTATGCGACCAAGGACGTCAGAGAGCATCCCAGGCATCCCAAGAGCATCAAAGACCTTCTCGGTGACGTAATGTAGATTATCAGCAACGTCACTAGGAATGCCCGCTATTATAATCTCAGATGAGCTGTTAACAGATTGTGAGCAAAGCGCCGACAATTTAAGCTGTGCTAATTCGCTCGCGAGGCGCGCGTTTCCCTCCTCCAACCGACGCAAGAGAGCATCGTGCTCATCgacttttctaataagatTAGGCAGTCCGTTTAATTTGTCTGCAATCATTTTGTTAGTCGCAAGTtgttcattaataaatttatcgatCTTAGCATCGGAGGCATTAAGTTTAGCAAGGATCTGCTGCAATACGAGATTGGAGTTAGCAGATTGATCGCTGTTAACTGCCGCGGAAGGAGACAGGCTCATTTTTGTATCGCACGAGGGGGGATCACTCACAAGATAGCTAAAACTCTTGATACAACAGTCACTCGCAGATCTATACTTTACATAAGATTTGCAACAACCTGGATGAAAAACTTTCAGGCATATAGCGCATGTCAAACTCTCACCAACAACAGTCTTGCTACACTTGTGGCACTCTGACATGTGTGTATAGTAGATTAGCTGATAAATGTCTAAATGCGTGGTGATCGGCAGGCGGTGATCAGCAGGCGGCGAATAACCATCCGTTGTCACCGCATTCGCGCAGACACTCGCCACGCACGTGTATGTCCAATGCTTTTAGCAGGGAGCGCACAGCCTCAGCGCAAGTAAACAGTACACAGAAAGGCACTTCTTCCACACAGACAAGGCAGCAGTTTTAAAAGCATGCGTCGATGTTGTTAGCAGAGAGCATAGAAATTCACGGCAGCAGCACAACGCGCAGGCGCAGGTTATCGAAGACGGTGAGACTCCAGGAGCCTCAATGAAATAATCGAGATGACCAGATCcagaattatgtaatttagaCCCAAGGAAAAGGAGACAGTACTTACGTCGTTAGGACCTGGGcccctattcttgaattcattcgcaagaaaacgtatgcgcaaatacccgctctaacagaaaagttgcaagtttattggttgaaagccatacgatagccaataaatttttaacttttctgtaagaacagaatttgcgaatacgtttctcttgcgaatgaattcaagaataggggCCCTGGTCGAATAAGAGTGCTTTCAACTACAGATCTGGAAAAAAGAGGCCCCGGAGGGCAGAAGCCAGCAGAAAAAGCAAAGTAATACGGAGCAGTGAAAAAACGTGTCTAACTTCGTACTCAcccagaaagagagagagagagagagagagagagagagagagagagagagagagagagagagagagagagagagagagagagagagagagagagagggagagggagagggagagggagagggagagggagagggagagaacaTGCATCATACGTACAAGCGCGTGTGTGCGAAATTTTCTTACACGAAATGTTTACCAATGTCTATCTTCTTTGTTAAGACGCCTACGCTCAATCTGATAGCGTAGTATTGTTCCTCAATGTTCACTCGTGTGCGGACATAGCTTGATTTAGGCTGCGGTCGAGTTGCCACTTTCGAATGCTTCAAACGTTTTTGATCACAACGCTTCCATTAAACGGTCAAGTAGCGCTACCAACGTTACTAATACTATTCAAATTGACCGAAGCTAAAGCGTCTGGAGCGTTTTCCACTCATACTTTAGGCTACCTCGATTAAACTGTTGtacattgtttaatttattacaaaatagaaTTTGGTGAaacagtattttataatatggataataatattttagcaatatgCATTGCCCAAAATTATTTAGAGTCTACTAATTATTTGTATGACATATACgataatgatataattgaCGTTATAAcctttaaatataagaaaagaaaacgtattcttaatattgaaaattatgtcGAGCAAATAATACCATCACTCAGTAGTGAGTGTTTTAAATCACATTTTCGGTaagtaatattatgaaaataacacTTTGTTATTAACTAATTTATATCTCACATCCCAAtaagcacacaatattttttaaacgttttttaaatatttatttttaattatttttacattattagcgtttgttgtacaaataatatttttttatgagaaaaatggGATTTAtcctattatttaaatgttttaaaatgtttttaaaaatgtttctcaaacattaaaaaaaatattattcaaacatCATTGTGCTCATTGGGATATATTTAGTacacatctttcagaaagctttttgaaaaatatttgaaagatatatcttttaaaaagctTGTTGAAAGATGTACTGTATGGgatatcattatatatatatatatatatatatatatatatatatatatacacacatgtatatcacattagaaataaaatatttttatttatttatatcatgtatctTATTATTTGAAGAATGAAACCTTTAAcgtttgaatttattttaaatcaaattggaGAGCAACTTTGTCGTACTACAAATGGAAATGATATGATAGCTGCAGAAAAACAacttttattaagtttatggCGATTTGCAACTCCTGATTCATACaggtaaatataattatatgtattatcaaCTTTTGCATCTTGAAACACGTTATATAGaacacaatattttcttttttagatcAATAATTCACAGATTTAATGTCGCTAAAGACACGGCAATAAATAGTGTGCGCCGTTTAGTTAAAGCATTATGTATGCTTTCACcaagatttataaaatggcctaccgaaaataaaatacaagaaattatatgTGGCTTCTTTAATACAAGTGGTTTTCCTGATACAATTGGGGCTATAGATGGAACCCATATAAATATTCCTGCACCTGCAATAAACCCTGAAGCTTATGTTAATAGGAAGGGACGACATTCAATTCAACtacaagtaattatttaataatttttttatgtaaagttacaaaaatgtcaatacatatttcaattttagcTTAAAAGTATTAGGATTCTTTAATCAAACATATTGTGTTGATATCTATAAATGACAttgattatttgataattaaaacttaagcATTTAAActcacaaaataaaacttattgtttattatttgaaataaaaaatatacattactgTGTATGTGTTTTGCACTATAATTTAACAACGAATCAATAAACGATCAATCAAGAatcttaatgtttttaaataataaatctgtaGGAaagttgatttaaaaatatgtacactacataactaaaaagtaatattgaattaaaagatattattttatgtatttcatacatgtacttttatatatgttaaccattataaatttataatttgttaaatacttgctaacaataatattggatgtcaatattaaatctaaatttagtTATCAaagtttttgtattaattacagGCTGTTTGTGACCACACAAGATactttacacatatatatgttggAAATGTGGGTTCTGTTCACGATGCACGTGTTTTCCGCTTATCATCTTTACAAGATTATATCAATGATCcaataaaatttccaaataataCACACATTATCGGAGATGCTGCTTATACATtgcataaacatttattagtcCCTTATTCTGATAATGGCCATCTTACACAATGccaaaaaaactataatttttgtcattcGTCTACTAGGATGGTAATTGAAAGAGCGTTTGGCCTTTTAAAAGAACGTTGGCGAAgtttattacatgtattagCAGTAAATCGTGTGGATTTGGTGCCTTATTATGTATTAACTTGTTGCGTATTGCACAACATTTGTTTGCTACATAAAGATGAAATAGAAATACAAGATATTGTAATAGAACTTCAAGAAGCCGAAGTCCAAAGAGCCCGAATTATAGAGAATAATGACAGAAATGTTGCGATAGCcaagagaaataatataagtgTAAACTTACCTGtaagaaatgtataatatatgaagTATAATAAATGGCTTAAATGTAGCAGTttgttcatatataatttgtattttcttgttcttaaaagatacatatatatatcattacgtattacatataattttatcttttaatgtttccttaaaaaatttattatcacaacttatattatattatctaactcatattaattcatatattaatgtttactttATGTAAGAATTTTGttggtaatattaaattgcaaaaattaattaataatgtattttcttacataatagtataataaCTTAAATAGAGAATTGAAAAACAATTCGTTAACATCAATTCTTGGAcaaagcaatattttaatgcaaatagttaaaatgtattatagttattttttatgtaataaatgaaCATTATTCCTAATTTTGTGCATGCTTCCAGTGTTATTTGAAAGCCCAATTGCCCATACATCTAAtttgtatcaaaatatatttttcgtaaatgaactatttttatatcttgaaaagaaattgacgatttaaaaaagaattcttttacgacaaatatattttaatacaaacgcTATTGTTTCAAATAACACTGGAAGCATGGACAAAATTAGGAATTTAAACTATCAAATCTTTGTGCTATCTTAttggaaaatatattactttcaatccaacagtaaaataatatttttttatatttatatcacaaaacaaaaaatatttttcttccttaAATTGCACATCTCTAATCATaggaagattttttaaataatttataatttaataaacaaaacatttcaacttttttatgtaaattaaaaaagaatctgTTCACGGCGTCATTAATGCCTAACCATACTAATTGCACTACTCCACAAtgtgtttttttctttctatatgAAAGCATGTGAAGGAAGAAAGATATATTCTGAATTAGTGCAGTAGTATGGTTAGACATGAATGATGCTGTGTGTACAGATTGTAGTATGAACTATCAGGGTGCggtcccatggagcggattatgcggaagcggaacgagcggatcaccaatcacaggaCCGTTTCGACGGAATCTTTAAAAGAGTTCTATCAGAATGATCCCGCGAtcggtgatccgctcgttccgcttccgcataatccgcttcATGGGACCGCACCCTCAGTGAATATATTCATAGTATCATGCCTGAtactattgcattaatttaaaatatatctttctctcttcacaTGCTTCCATATAGAAAGAAAGACATATTCTGGAGTAGTACAGTTAGTATGGCTTGGCATTAATGATGCCGTGTATATTACAATCagtctttataatataatcagtctttaaaataagtgaatttcatattatttgtcGAGCAGTTTACTTAAAAGATCAAGCAATTTATCCTGCCGCACCATTGTTTCTTCGTGCATCTTTTTGCGTGCAATTGTATTTTCTTCGAGCACTTTTTCCAATGTAGTAGGCCTTTTCCCTGTAATTGGAAAATATAaagtgatataataaatacataatagtaaaaaaacaaatattaaaatgacattCAATTGCCCATACATcacaaattgattaaaatttaattataaaattttttaattggcgaatttaataaaacattaagtaCTAATCACTGTGAATAACTGTCAATTGCAATGTGGTCAAACAGCATGTTCCCCAATATCGTTTCTTacataatctctctctctctctctctctctctctctctctctctctctctctcaatgatatattaaaaaatataat
Proteins encoded in this window:
- the LOC118645974 gene encoding putative nuclease HARBI1, translated to MKPLTFEFILNQIGEQLCRTTNGNDMIAAEKQLLLSLWRFATPDSYRSIIHRFNVAKDTAINSVRRLVKALCMLSPRFIKWPTENKIQEIICGFFNTSGFPDTIGAIDGTHINIPAPAINPEAYVNRKGRHSIQLQAVCDHTRYFTHIYVGNVGSVHDARVFRLSSLQDYINDPIKFPNNTHIIGDAAYTLHKHLLVPYSDNGHLTQCQKNYNFCHSSTRMVIERAFGLLKERWRSLLHVLAVNRVDLVPYYVLTCCVLHNICLLHKDEIEIQDIVIELQEAEVQRARIIENNDRNVAIAKRNNISVNLPVRNV